CGCCCACGCATTCCGGTGCGCCGCCCAGCGTCGAGGCGAGGATGGGGGCGGCGACGGCGCCCACGCCCAGCTCATTCTCCTCATAGCTCAGCGCGAAGCCGCGCCGCGCCACCTCCTCCAGCTCCGCACGAATGTCGGAGATGGAGGTCTTGGAATGCGCGGTGGACGCCTCGATGCCCTGATGCATCAACAGCTTGAGGGCATCGGCGAACGGCAGCGTCGAGAGCCACGCCTTGCCGGTGGCGTGGGTGTGGAGGCCGATCTCCAGCGTATAGTTGGGATCGATGCGCAGCGACCTCTTGCTGCCCGCAAAGGATTGCACCCAAACGATTCTCTGCCCGCCCGGCTCGACGATGGCGAGCCGCACCAGCTCGCCCGTCTCTTCCGCCAGCTGCCGCAGCGCCGCCGAGCACTGGTCCAGCAGCCGGCTGGTCTGCAGGTGGCGCAGGCCGAGGTTGCTGATGCGGTAGGTGAGGTAATAGCGCTGGGCCCGCTCGTCGCGCCACACCAGCATCTGGGACTCCAGCGTATTCAACAGCTTGGAGACGATGGCCTTGTTCAGGTCGAGGCGACGGGCAATCTCGGCCAGAGGGAAGCCGTCCACGGAATCGGCCAGCATCCCGATGATGTCGAAGGCGCGCTCCACCGAGACGATTGTCTCGTCGATCTTCTCGGGACGGACCCCGGCCGCAACTTTCGCCATCTCATCAACCCTTCGACGCACGCGCATCACTGATAACGATGTTATCTATCATTTTGAGCCTGACAAGGCCAGATCGGCGCGCAAACTGCGAAGCTGAACCGAAAATACCCGCTTGACTCCGACTTTGGACGAATCTAGCCCTATAGATATGGGTAACGGCGTTACCCAATAAATGAGCAGGCCGGCACCCGAACCCGTCAAGGTTCGAGACGGTTCAGGCCCCGGTTCGGGGCGGTTGAACCGCCTTTTCGGGTGCCATTCGAGGCCTGTCAGGAAAAATGGGAGCGGATTCGTGAGTGAACGCCTGACCTTCGACACCGTGCCGGACCTGATCGAGACCGAGGAGCAGCTCGAGGAGCTGGTCTCCCGGCCCACCCAGGGGCTGGTGGACGACTTCGCCACTTTGGACGGGGACATCATCGTTCTGGGTGTCGCGGGCAAGGTCGGCCCCTCCCTCGCCCGCATGGCCAAGAGGGCTGCGCCGGACAAGAGGGTGATCGGGGTGGCGCGCTTCTCTGAAGCCGGGTCCAAGGAGGAGCTGGAGGGTTTCGGCATCGAGACCATCCGCTGCGACCTCCTGGATGCCGAGGCCGTCGCGCAGCTGCCCAAGGTGAAGAACGTCGTCTACATGGCTGGCAAGAAGTTCGGCACCAATGACGACCCCTCCTTCGCCTGGGCCATGAACACCATGGTGCCCG
The nucleotide sequence above comes from Xanthobacter flavus. Encoded proteins:
- a CDS encoding IclR family transcriptional regulator yields the protein MAKVAAGVRPEKIDETIVSVERAFDIIGMLADSVDGFPLAEIARRLDLNKAIVSKLLNTLESQMLVWRDERAQRYYLTYRISNLGLRHLQTSRLLDQCSAALRQLAEETGELVRLAIVEPGGQRIVWVQSFAGSKRSLRIDPNYTLEIGLHTHATGKAWLSTLPFADALKLLMHQGIEASTAHSKTSISDIRAELEEVARRGFALSYEENELGVGAVAAPILASTLGGAPECVGVVSLAAPTNRMSRADLESCGSFVMATTRRLGETWPLEARARSGAFPRMVE